From Vanessa tameamea isolate UH-Manoa-2023 chromosome 26, ilVanTame1 primary haplotype, whole genome shotgun sequence, one genomic window encodes:
- the LOC113393520 gene encoding uncharacterized protein LOC113393520, with protein MEKIVVKTEVQPNGDILLFYVDENEETDLRGLENEVQNNVQLLPDTKYIIEEDLGEGESAEELDIAQATEHVSNDIWLEDEIKRLIVFYLDNKETFLSGATKKTHLWAVACKTMLAGKTPILCEVKLRELKKNYVQVCLENQNGGTIIWNYYNLCNQAFHDDNFVKMCLSENSSDNQITVNMPVKNVVNQDGILVVKKVNSCQNKDEQVEAMLNSYIKHKTFFQKQYNTQRGLWEAIAMDFGEEDVDYWHKRFLNFKQHYIRMIYKRKESGAESINWPYMKYFDQIFGDDEDFSRKYLYSEENDTKVSIMIENDPNSWNDIEITFLVKYYFDCFNEFHDPSIPNNFLWQEVGRLIDKTPENCEKKFEDLKNEHFGKLIEGDYDLANRIPLAILFDNIIAKEVEMEVNNPEKDGPDLWKTEQIDELVQYLYENIDMLKDPVCYYVSWASLARKLKRSVTSCRKQWNDLTTLYKNILDDKKENPDMQIDWRYIDLFDRIFDYGMDSNLLDGYEKLKELGQVNKSNKVGVKKVTIKDNDDKFLENGTDDEELYDERGFTKRSKKRNGDAKAFKILEFYLKNKDKFASSQQKKLALWEILARQIGITATECAHRFRNFKQVYTGYVQREINKPEMPILWPYYNLCKKVFGYRAIKSKLKNGKMDSDDAEDWSAKEIKQLINYFSRNFSNFQENIEARSKWTEIAQEISRTETSCCDKFLELRKSYRKLKTMKARNPDVKVSWKYFNMLDDIYKYGEQNCEVLENMEVDECNDDDNEIKLEMQEDDDYQCIIVIPEGEDINNTQIIIQEQEQDKDQEATEITNSKQIITKWNKRSKKRLLTLYLNYLRVHKGQEINQREMWTEIASKLDEKTPISCKKMFLKLKNQHKQLNEADFKLPYSVLLEKILTFKPKFAKSNKNKDLEEINTYEDIPMSDEKVYNALNYYLQNLEDFVSPKFEQKYLWTELAKFISEPVNKIFSKINYLKQTFDSEIDTPFKEILHEILTKENALREEINKDPDPITEEDSEQTWSDIETERLLTWYLAHLDKFKNPKFVRSYLWMEASDILKKSPLVCSKKMSEIRSQYRTMVRENPEELDNWKFYNLCQRIYGTGKKSSTSNKGLEDI; from the exons ATGGAAAAAATAGTAGTTAAAACGGAGGTACAACCAAATGGAGATATACTGCTCTTTTACGTCGAtg AAAATGAAGAAACTGATCTCCGAGGTTTGGAAAATGaagttcaaaataatgtacaattattGCCAGATACTAAGTACATCATTGAAGAAGACCTAGGTGAAGGGGAGTCAGCTGAGGAACTGGATATAGCTCAGGCAACAGAACATGTTTCCAATGATATTTGGTTAGAAGATGAAATAAAACGACTCATAGTTTTCTATCTTGataataaagaaacatttcTTAGTGGAGCTACAAAGAAAACACATTTATGGGCTGTTGCGTGTAAAACAATGCTGGCTGGTAAGACTCCGATATTATGTGAAGTAAAAttaagagaattaaaaaaaaattatgttcaagTGTGCCTCGAAAATCAGAACGGAGGTACCATAATTTGGAATTATTACAATTTGTGTAATCAGGCATTTCACGATGACAACTTTGTTAAAATGTGCCTTAGTGAAAATAGTAGCGATAATCAAATTACTGTGAATATGCCAGTTAAAAATGTTGTCAACCAAGATGGTATATTAGTTGTTAAAAAAGTCAACAGTTGTCAAAACAAAGATGAGCAAGTTGAAGCAATGCTCAATTCATACATCAAACACAAGACTTTCTTTCAGAAACAGTATAATACACAGAGGGGCTTATGGGAGGCTATTGCTATGGATTTTGGAGAAGAGGATGTTGATTATTGGCACAAACGTTTCTTAAACTTCAAGCAACACTATATAAGGATGATCTACAAACGTAAGGAAAGTGGAGCTGAAAGTATTAATTGGCCATATATGAAATACTTTGATCAAATATTTGGTGATGACGAAGATTTCtcacgtaaatatttatacagtgaAGAAAATGACACTAAAGTCTCTATAATGATTGAAAATGATCCAAATTCCTGGAATGatattgaaataacatttttggtTAAGTATTATTTCGATTGTTTCAATGAATTCCACGATCCGAGCATACCAAATAATTTTTTATGGCAAGAAGTTGGTAGATTAATAGATAAGACACCGGAAAATTGTGAGAAAAAATTTGAAGATCTTAAGAATGAACATTTCGGTAAACTCATAGAAGGTGACTATGATTTAGCAAATCGGATACCGTTAGCAATTTTGTTTGATAACATAATAGCTAAAGAAGTAGAAATGGAAGTTAATAACCCCGAAAAAGATGGTCCTGATCTATGGAAGACCGAACAAATTGATGAATTAGTGcagtatttgtatgaaaatatagaTATGTTAAAAGATCCTGTGTGTTATTATGTTAGTTGGGCATCCCTTGCGAGGAAATTGAAAAGAAGCGTAACGTCTTGTCGGAAACAATGGAACGATCTGACTACACTTTATAAGAACAttttagatgataaaaaagaaaatcctGATATGCAAATAGACTGGAGGTATATTGACTTAtttgatagaatatttgattatGGTATGGATAGCAATCTACTGGACGGTTATGAGAAATTGAAAGAACTCGGGCaagtaaataaatctaataaagtGGGAG ttaAAAAGGTCACCATCAAAGATAATGATGATAAATTCCTTGAAAATGGAACAGATGACGAGGAACTTTACGACGAAAGAGGTTTTACAAAGCGTTCCAAAAAACGCAACGGAGACGCAAAAGCTTTCAAAATACTagaattctatttaaaaaataaagataaatttgcaTCATCACAGCAGAAGAAATTGGCACTATGGGAAATCTTGGCACGACAAATAGGCATTACAGCAACGGAATGCGCTCACAGATTCCGCAATTTCAAACAAGTATACACGGGATACGTTCAAAGGGAAATAAATAAGCCCGAAATGCCCATACTTTGGCCATACTACAACCTTTGCAAGAAAGTATTCGGCTATAGAGCCATAAAATCGAAATTGAAAAACGGGAAGATGGATTCCGACGACGCAGAAGACTGGTCCGCAAAGGAAATCAAGCAGTTGATCAATTATTTCTCTAGAAACTTCAGCAATTTCCAAGAAAATATCGAAGCAAGAAGCAAATGGACAGAAATAGCCCAAGAAATCAGTAGGACCGAAACAAGTTGTTGTGATAAGTTTCTTGAGTTAAGGAAGTCTTATAGAAAATTGAAGACGATGAAAGCCCGTAATCCAGATGTCAAAGTCTCctggaaatattttaatatgctcgatgacatttataaatatggtGAACAAAACTGTGAAGTTCTGGAAAATATGGAAGTTGATGAGTgcaatgatgatgataatgaaataAAGCTGGAAATGCAGGAAG ATGATGATTATCAATGTATCATTGTTATACCCGAAGGCgaagatattaataatactcaaattattattcaagaaCAAGAACAAGATAAAGATCAAGAGGCCACAGAAATAACAAATTCAAAGCAGATCATAACGAAATGGAATAAGCGAAGTAAAAAAAGACTTCTAACCCTTTATCTAAATTACCTAAGGGTGCACAAAGGACAGGAGATTAATCAAAGAGAAATGTGGACGGAAATTGCGTCGAAATTAGACGAAAAAACGCCCATTTCATGCAAGAAAATgttcttaaaactaaaaaatcaaCACAAGCAACTTAACGAAGCTGACTTCAAACTTCCGTATAGTGTCCTCTTAGAGAAAATCCTCACTTTCAAACCTAAATTTGCcaaatcaaacaaaaacaagGATTTAGAAGAAATCAATACTTACGAAGATATACCAATGTCCGATGAGAAAGTTTACAAtgctttaaattattacttgcAGAATCTTGAAGACTTTGTCAGCCCAAAATTTGAGCAGAAATATCTTTGGACGGAACTAGCGAAATTCATTTCTGAGCCAGTCAACAAAATATTCAGTAAAATTAACTACTTGAAGCAAACATTTGACAGTGAAATAGATACTCCTTTTAAGGAGATCTTGCATGAAATATTGACAAAGGAAAATGCACTCAGAGAGGAAATAAATAAGGATCCTGATCCAATAACAGAGGAGGATAGTGAGCAAACATGGTCTGATATTGAAACTGAGCGACTTCTAACATGGTACTTAGCCCATTTGGATAAGTTTAAGAATCCGAAGTTCGTTCGAAGTTATCTATGGATGGAGGCGTCCGATATATTGAAGAAGAGTCCACTGGTTTGTTCGAAGAAAATGTCCGAAATACGATCCCAGTATAGAACAATGGTTAGAGAAAATCCAGAGGAATTAGACAATTGGAAGTTTTACAATCTGTGTCAGAGAATTTATGGAACTGGGAAGAAGAGCTCGACTAGTAACAAGGGTCttgaagatatataa